DNA from Salmo trutta chromosome 14, fSalTru1.1, whole genome shotgun sequence:
TCGAATCTTTAGATGACAATTCATGTAAGACACACACAGATTTCATACAGGAGGCTAAATGAGTTGCGAGAAATGGTTACGTGGAGCTACTTACCGACACGGACATGTTGAGCTCCAGCATTGAAGCAGTGATGTAAGCCGTCAGTGTGACTTCATCCGTCACTCCACCCTAGAAAACAATGTTAAAATACTAACTGCATCTAGCCTGTTGATTTAACATCCTTCAGTTTGTTAGCAATATAAATACCTTCATTCTGTTGTTCAAGAGCTTCCCTAAAGTTCTGAAACAGCCATGTTTGCCTTGTTGACCTTCCAACCAAGTCTTGGACTGCTCCATTGTTGCCGGGTCAACATAGATGAAAGACTGGGCTTTGCCAAAGGATCTCAAGACAAAAGCAGTCAGCCTGAAGAAAGAACTGGATTCATTTAAAAGCCCTGACATCACATGTCAACTGTCCTATCCGTCATTGAAACTACCAGTAGGTGAAAAACAAGCCAAGTACTCACCAGGTGTTCCCCAAGCCTTGTCCAAACGTGCTGTACGCACCATCAGCATTCTTGTAGTTCAGCTGCCTTTGGTAACCTGCCGGTGGGTTTTTAGCATGAACAGTGACCAAGTGGTTGTTCTACTCCCAGAGTTGAgccccaaatggctccctatatcagggctctccaaccctgttcatggagagctaccctccatcCAAGCTGTAATTAACCCCATTCagccagctaattattagaaggGGAGCTAgactctccagaaacagggttggagagtcctgCACTATGAGACAGTGTCAATATTCTACCATCAAATGACTTCAGTAGGAATCCATGTGTTGGGTCAGTGATATCAAAGTAAATCCTCTAATTGGACAAATCCAGCCCGGTTTGTGGATTTGGTGTCTAATCAAGACAGATTTTAAGGGACTCTCCTACCACTAGTGAGGAACTTGGTGGCCTTGTCTAGGATGGCTGGCGTGAGCTGCTTTGTATTCCGCAGGTACTCCAGGATGTAGATATTGGGGGAGAGCAGGGCCATATTCTGCTCCCCACAACCATACGGCATCTGCAACAGTCCATCCAGGTTGTTGAGGGCCCGACCCAGGATGTCCCCTACAGAGAAACAAGGGACTTCTGTTAGACTGTCCTCTTTAGCAAACAGCAGCATCAGCACTGGAGAAGCGTTGTCTTCCCACCACTACACAATGGTTTCTTTTACCCAGAACAGAGAGGGAAATCCTAGCAGAGCCATCCACCACATTCTGGGGGAGTTGTACTTCCACCTCCTCTGTCAGAGCTTCTCCTGTGGACACAAACATGCGCTGAATGAGGATGATCACAACCACCGTGAACATTCAACGCTGATTCATTACTGACCAGTAGGACACAGCAACCAGTTGTAGGTGTGGCTCTTCTCTGTTCCCTCagcctagaggagaggagagggattctTTTCAGAGGCAGTTACACCAGACACTATCTGTGCAACCTAACAGCAGTAGACCACATACCTTCACCAGCAGGCTCCGTGTGACTGTGTCAACGCGTCCTCTCTCCGGTACGTTCACAACCCCGTTGCAACACGCAGTGTGGGACTGGACAGCCGCTGCACTAACGGACACGTTCAGAACCCCTACACGCAGTACAGCACAGGTTACACAACTCAGGTTGACATCCATTCTGCCGTTTCAACAGTTGAATGAAGACTAACCCAGGACAGAGGGGGCCATTGTCCAACTGAAGGTCTTTCTTCCATTGGCACACAAGCACGAGGAGTCCTGGACATCACGCGCAGGTGTGAGAGTGTAGTCGGAGGAAAGAGCTGGAGTCACAGAAACCTGCCAAAGAGGAACACGTCCTAAGATAACATGGTACGACAAAAACACTACAACTCAAGAAACCATCCTGGTGCACTGTCGTACCATGATGCACTTGGAGAGGTAATTAAACACGGTGGCCTTCAGCTCAAAGTGCTCTCCCCGGATGACTGAGTAAGGCAGGGTGAGCTCCAGGAAGAAGGGCTGGAAGACCGTGAGCTCCACCAGAGGAGCCAGACCGAAGCCACTGGGGGCCAGGCAGAAGACCTCAGTCTCCCAGGTGGTGATGGTGTCTGGGACTGTCAGGGGGACATCTGCTGATCCAGACTCCCTGGAATACAGAGGTCAGAGTTCAAACAGAAAGCCACCAAGTGTCCAATAGAGGGGACTAATTTCAACACCGTTTGTTGTTACAAATGCATTTAAGCTTTATCTAACCAGGGACACCCATTGAGGTCAAAGGGTCTTGCCTACAGTTTACAGAGGTTCAGGTTCCTAATCTACACCACTACTGTTTTGATATGAGGCAAGAGCTAAGAGGGCTTTCACCAGAGGTCAGCCTCACTGTGCAGAGCACTTACCCAACTTCCACAAGATCCCAAATCCATGTCTCAGGGAAGAATGTACGGACCGTCTGTATGGGTGGCGGAGGTGGAGCGGCAAGTCCACCAGCCACAGCCATTTCAAGTCTAGGACCCGCTGATCCAGGCCTAGCCATTTGGCTGTAAACTACTACTAACACAAAACATGGCCATTATTGTCAAGTTAAAAATGGACTGAATGCTGTGCTCAGTGAGTGCATGCAGTGTTTAGACCAGTTTAACCAGGCTTTGTTATTCTAGCAAAAAGTAATCCATTTCCCAAGGTTCAATAAACACTTCTGGCAATGATGAGAATAAGGGTTGGTAAGGACATCTCACCATAGGAGCGATAGTACTGGTTCCCCTGGTAACTGAGGCAGGAAGGTACTCTTATATCCAGGTTAGTCGCTAGCTTCAGTCCCAGTGTCTAGAAATGTCAGAAACAACTAATTATTAAGAAATGTCCATTTGTCATTCTATTAAGAATATCAGTGTAAGATGAACACATGGTAACAGTATGGGGGCTGATTCTTCAAGTTGAGAAAACAGGGCAGAAATATTTACCTGAAAAACTGCATAAGGATCATTTGTCTCCTCAGACGGTCCATATGGGTATGGCATTATGGATCTCCTTGGTCTAACACGTAAACATGCTACTGGATCTTCAAGCTCGTAGGGAATATAGGTCGTCTCCTTGACTGGTAACAAATCAAATATCTGGAATGGGACAAAAGGGAGGCTTGAAATTCTCTTGTTCATTGGGGACCAAACAGGACTGAAACTGGGAGGACTACTTGGCCAAGAATAAAAGGACACTCAATTTTGGTTTTCCATTGCTACATTTTTAGAAAGTTGTCCTATCAACCCAGAACATCAATAAGGAGGTGCTTTCCAGTTACCCAGAGTCAATAGAAAGCGGGCCTCAAGCCAGAGAACCAGTCTCATTACATTTGATAAAAGCTCCCCAAATAACCAGATCCACTCCATGTCTGCTGTAGTCACTGGTTGTATTCCCAGCACCACCAAAACTGTAGGTATGGTGGTACCACTGTTGTTCACTTCAGTGAGCTCCGTTACCTTGTCAGCATCCAGCCTCTTCCCTGGCTCCATGATGCCAACACTCTGGTCCACAGCACTGAGGCCACAGAGGGAACCGGGCTGGGCCGAGAGATGCAGGGTGTTCTCCTCCCCTGGGACAGCGTTGGAGGGCGAGAACGCCACCAACACCTGGCATACACATCAGATACCATTACTCCAGCTATGATACAGTCTGCATGGAAATACTGGACACCTTTCATAAAGTGGCAACAATGACAGACTCCTGCACACACACCTTGTTCCTGAAGCATTTCTCAGTGGGGAAGTTCATGCTGTGGGCGATGACAGTCTCACTGGGTAGCATACTGTACACCAGGAGCTGAACCACCGGTGCCAACTCTGGAACCACTGCCAACTTCAAGGTGACGTCACCCTCAGCTACTGCAACGCAAGAGCAGGTCACTGTCAAGCGCCTTCCAGAACGGTCAGAATCACTTAATGAAACACTCACCAGGACTGTCCTGCTGCACAGTAACATTGATGTGTCCATGCTGAACTATGACCCCTCTGGATAAGGCCTGGAGGGAAAGGGAACAGTTCTCAGCAACTCAGAGAGGAGACGTTGCAACCTGGACTCATGGGGGTAGACGTAACATGGTAAACAAATCCAGgactccaattagtatgatacgttagtggatgtccatcatccatttcatatatgttacgaatttgctaaatgtatTGTTTATACATTAGCTAGGTTGGGTTACCGTGGTTGATTAGCAGTATTGGTGTAGTTTAGGAACATCCTTCCTTTGAAAGTGTGGCTGGGGCAACGTCTGAAATcatcctggtcaaaaggagtgcaacTAGGAAATATGGTGCTATTTGAGAGGCACCATGTGTTTGCAGGTTGTTCCTGGTTCTACTCACCAGGTAGAGGACATCCACAGAGCCCTTTGGGACAGTTTCCCCTACGATGGCATAGCGGATGGTGATTGACACTGCCTGCCCACATGCCAGTGGTTCCTCCATCTTCTGAATAGCCAGGGAGCTGGACGGTTTACTGTCTGGGGCAGCGGGCTGGATCAGTGAGAGGACGTGTTGCCCTCTGTTGAAATAGGGGACCCTGTATCCTGGGTACTCCACTTGTGGGGTGTCACTCACCTGGAAAGGAACAAAAGGAAGAGTCTAACTAAAGGCCCAATCCTAAATCTACCCCTAGACACCgtcctatatacagtggggaTCTGAGAGGATAACAGGAAGCAATATAATAACAGATCCACCTTACTTCCACCTAGCCCATCTTGGTCACAGCATGTTAGGGTCATGGCCTTAGGGCAGCGTTTCCCAactgtcctggggaccccaagcggtgcacgttttggttccccccctaacactacacagctgattcaaatcttGATGAAGAATTCATTATTTGAAGTCAGCTGTGTAGGGCAACAAACTAAACACGCACCCCTCACGGTCTCCAGGACAGTTGGGGAAACGCTGGCATGGAGTATAAAGTCTCTCAAACCGACAAGGAATCATACTTACTACGAGGTTAATATTCTCTCTGGGCATACTGGTTGTGTTGACGGAGAACCTGGCAATACCCCGACTGTCCGTGGTTAGGTTCTGTAGTCGTAGATATGAGGACCAGCCTTTCTCCTCAAACAGGTAGACTAACATGTCAGAGATGGGTGTGTTGTTAAATCCAACAGCATTTATCTGAGGAAAAGGTATGAATGAAGTGACACCACATACTGGTACTTCAGGAAGCAGGACAAACAAAAAGCATCCACAAGTCAACAGGAACACCATTTGGACTTACCTTGCCTTCGATAATTGATCCATGCTCATAGATTTGGGGTGTGTCAACAAATGTGAATTCTCCAATCACATAGGAGAGCTCTACATTTTTTTCCTCTGACAGTGTAATACCTGTCAAATGAAAACAAATAATAGGATGGTATATTTCACAATTACCAGTACCAACACAATTGCAGTGCAGCTTCAACAGAATATTAAAACCAGAAGAATAAACAGCATTATATAAAACCAAAGGTCAAAAAGCTCTTTCTTACCAACCTTGAGCCAACGCAGAGTaacccaaactcagtcctggacCCCCCCTGGGTGCACCTCAGTTTCTTGCCCAGcacaacagctgattcaaatcatcaaaacTACATCACGAGATGGTTATTTGAGTCAGCCGTGTAGCGctcgggcaaaaaccaaaacgtgaacCCAGGGGGGCCCCAGGAAAGTTAGGGAAACCCTCATCTAATGAAACAGGCAATAGTTACATTGAGTCAATTACACGATGCATCTCATAATGATTGTGATAGAGGACTTGCCTGTCCCCTCCTCCTGAACTTCTGCACGGAAACTAAACACGTCTCTCAGCAATTTCTCTCCTGCATTCTTTGTGAAAATCGCCATGTTGAAGGCATAAGAAGCACAGCCAGTATTGTCCATCTAGGAAAAGCAAGCAGAACCACAAAAACAGATTTAAATCCCATTCAAATGTAATCTGTTGGTAAATACAGCACTACTAGCTATAGGAAAGCATACAAACCTCTAGCGACTCTTCGTGGCATGGAGGTGTGTAATCAGGAACTCCTTGTGGATTTCTCTCATCAATTGTTATTGGTATCACTGCATTGTCCACCAAGGGTCGGCACAACTTCACCCCTGCTTTACCAGGTACAGGCTGCCCATACGTGTATCTGATTTCAATTCACAACAAGACAAGTGTCAATTTCCTACATCCAGTTACCATATTAAAAACAGAACACCTAAAGGCTTGTGCATTCCTGCAGGCTTTAAGTCACATGTTTAACATGGTCAATGAATCTGGACCTGTCTTCATAGAGCCTCAGAATGGGAACAGTTTTAACTAGAGATCATAATGAACAAGGTCACATGTCagggtgggacctgatcctagaacagcaATCCTAATCTGAGAACCAAGAACTAGCTGTTCATGTTAATGCCACTATAGGTCTTCAATTAGCATGGCTCATTAATGCAGACCACATGCATATTTAAGTATTTTAATTAAGTGCATTTCCACATGAAGCTACAGTACTagcagaggctgctgcctacagacTTGAAATACTAGTCACTAATAATGCTGACATaccttgcattactcatctcatatgtatatactgtattctatacctcTGACATTGATCAtctattcttaattccattccttagatgtgtgtattagtgttaaaggaattttatatcttgatgataataatcaattcgccttgactaatgcccaaggtttgtaagacaatgggctaaaataattatttttattcatgagaacgttctgccgtcaggataacaaaacagtcattatatagttcttgcttacttacgcacatgcatttacacacaatccgttggtgacctgcatcccccataaacttctcacactgtttatcactatccagagctcagcctgttcttttccctcaaggttaggactctttgaagcttttactcccttgaccatctgtctctatactaattgcatacacacatttctttccctcttcagtggttcctggactttccggaactaaatcagactaatcgatccctacattgattattcattaaccatgctgtatgactaataattcatcatggtttattgattcatttacctttattagatattTCTCTTATCAATTAGGCATttgtgaaattgttacatgtactaaacacgtgtatgtgacttACTTGTATTTAAGATCCAAATCCTTACTTTGAAATGTGAAAGTAAATGAAATACTTCTAATAGTATTTCAACCCAGGTCTGCATTAGCGTAATGAGACTAGAATGACATTTAGTGGACTAACTACAATACATTGCAAATCACCAATAGTGTTTACTCACTCTGCACACACTTTCACTTCATACTCTTCTTGAACAACGCTGATCTTGTCAGTGAGGTTCATCTGGATCTCAAACTTGGGCAAAACTACAGAGAAAAAGAACAGCAGTCAACTCTAGAACGTTCCAGGGTTGTGATGCATTGATTCAACATTACCTAGCATGAAAGAGAAACTCAACCTACCATACTTTTCTACCTTGAAGTTGTGGTAGATTTTCTCTTCACCAATCCACACTACAATAGTATAGGATCCTACAGGTGCTTCAGAGTTCAGGGGGTGAGAAAGCTGCAGGATGTTGCCACGGGATGTAGTGTTGACCCACTGTCCAATCCGGTTGTGATTAACATCCTGTTGGTTCATAGGAAGGGGAACGTTCAGCAGGACAAGGAGTCAGCTctattcatgacatttctatctgcaacatgcATTTACTGAAGGGGGCCCAGATCACACAACGCTGACTGGAAGTATTTGGCTACGTTCTACAGTAGGTGGAAATGAGGACCTAGCTAGCTGGGGGGAGTCATAATCTTGCAGTATTTACACTGACAGTCAACATAAAGTTAGACTAACAAGGATCTTACCTCAAGTTCCACAATGTTGTACTGTGAAGGGCAAAGACAAGAGATGGGTTCATGTTTCATTAATAACATGAATTCCAAAACAGCAGAGTAGCATAACTGTCTACAACTACAGGAACTAGACAGGTGATTGGCTTGGTCGCTTAACGTAAACATCACATGTAGCATTTGCACTGGCAATTCAATCTCAGGAAGAGATGATCCCATACATTCCATTGTGACCTACATGAATGGAAACCCCATGTCCTGGCTGGCTGATTGCTGTACATAGTGTTACATAATACCAGATTGCTATGGCCATCACAGTATTGTGACACTTCTGTATTTTGGTCTGAAACAGTAGAGACTGAACTAAAATACATACTATTGTATATTTTCAACTCACCAGCTGATTGACAGGGCTAAAATTGGTATCCAAGGTGACGACTCTAAAATGCACTGTAGACAAACACAATAACAATATTAGAAGCATCATTTCAGACAACTTTCTCAAAATTCCAACGATTCCCAGAAATACTGGATGAGGATTTCCATCCTGAGTGAACCCAGTGGGTTTACTGCATCTGCACCACATTCCTGAACAACGAGGCTCTTCAGATGTCTACCGTATCCATCTACAATCCTCATAAGCCACGCAGAGTGGACAGGACCAGACTGCGGGGCAATGATAGTGTTCTTTTCTACACAATTATTGCCTGATGCATTTCAAACAATACTTCATTCTAATACAGTTATAGCCTCAAATAAACAAAGGGAACATGGTGGGGTCGTGGAAGACTGttgatatcaaaatggggtcagGGGCCCAAAAAGTACAAAGCCCTGGAGTAAACCATCACCCAATTGTCCTGTTGTTTCTCAGCAACCAGACTGAAGGTGTACTGGCTCTAACGTTACCCGTTTGTCCTGGGTTGTAGATTGGTTTGTCCGTTTGGATGAACGTCATGGGGCCGTAGGGTTTGATCATGACCCTTCTCTCCTCTGTTGATAGAAATGTTACCCCTCGAACCTCCACCTTAAAGTTCTGCACTTCGTCGCTCTTCACATGAGGGGCCTGTCAGAGACCGAGACAGGGCAACACCGGTGAACTAACGGACCGATAACATAGGACATTAAAATGTGGTGCCGTGTGGCCCAGCTGGTAAGAGCGTGCCACTAGCAACTTCAAGATAGAGCGTTTAACTCCTGCAGGGATCACATTATGCACTCAGCGTACTTTAAGTTACATATATAAAGTGTCTCGATAGTATATGCTAGCATGCAATCAAAACCTGAATCGGAAGAAAAGTTCTGGTAGGCCACCACATTGACATTTCCCATAAAATAAGCTGGCGTTGCACAAAGAACCTAAGCGATGCAGCAAAGCTGAGAAGTACATTACACTCTTATTGGAATGGCTCGATGTCCACCAACGCTGGGCTGACCTGAAACTGGAAACAGCGGTGAAACTCTTGGTCAGAACTCTCGTGGAGAAGTGTTTTGTTCTGC
Protein-coding regions in this window:
- the LOC115147614 gene encoding alpha-2-macroglobulin-like isoform X2 encodes the protein MVLPGLEVWRWILFACIHWLCVCQETPRPVYMVAVPAVIQAGSEAKLCASLLQPNETLVMTISLIADGQNKTLLHESSDQEFHRCFQFQAPHVKSDEVQNFKVEVRGVTFLSTEERRVMIKPYGPMTFIQTDKPIYNPGQTVHFRVVTLDTNFSPVNQLYNIVELEDVNHNRIGQWVNTTSRGNILQLSHPLNSEAPVGSYTIVVWIGEEKIYHNFKVEKYVLPKFEIQMNLTDKISVVQEEYEVKVCAEYTYGQPVPGKAGVKLCRPLVDNAVIPITIDERNPQGVPDYTPPCHEESLEMDNTGCASYAFNMAIFTKNAGEKLLRDVFSFRAEVQEEGTGITLSEEKNVELSYVIGEFTFVDTPQIYEHGSIIEGKINAVGFNNTPISDMLVYLFEEKGWSSYLRLQNLTTDSRGIARFSVNTTSMPRENINLVVSDTPQVEYPGYRVPYFNRGQHVLSLIQPAAPDSKPSSSLAIQKMEEPLACGQAVSITIRYAIVGETVPKGSVDVLYLALSRGVIVQHGHINVTVQQDSPAEGDVTLKLAVVPELAPVVQLLVYSMLPSETVIAHSMNFPTEKCFRNKVLVAFSPSNAVPGEENTLHLSAQPGSLCGLSAVDQSVGIMEPGKRLDADKIFDLLPVKETTYIPYELEDPVACLRVRPRRSIMPYPYGPSEETNDPYAVFQTLGLKLATNLDIRVPSCLSYQGNQYYRSYVVYSQMARPGSAGPRLEMAVAGGLAAPPPPPIQTVRTFFPETWIWDLVEVGESGSADVPLTVPDTITTWETEVFCLAPSGFGLAPLVELTVFQPFFLELTLPYSVIRGEHFELKATVFNYLSKCIMVSVTPALSSDYTLTPARDVQDSSCLCANGRKTFSWTMAPSVLGVLNVSVSAAAVQSHTACCNGVVNVPERGRVDTVTRSLLVKAEGTEKSHTYNWLLCPTGEALTEEVEVQLPQNVVDGSARISLSVLGDILGRALNNLDGLLQMPYGCGEQNMALLSPNIYILEYLRNTKQLTPAILDKATKFLTSGYQRQLNYKNADGAYSTFGQGLGNTWLTAFVLRSFGKAQSFIYVDPATMEQSKTWLEGQQGKHGCFRTLGKLLNNRMKGGVTDEVTLTAYITASMLELNMSVSDPVVDHSLSCLKNSTSDVSNTYATALLAYTFTLAGDMETRARLLQHLDTISFQEGGLLHWSQSSSETSPSLEVEISSYVLLASLSASSRSTSDLGYASRIVRWLVRQQNAYGGFSSTQDTVVALQALALYSTRVFSRGGGSTVTVRSPSGERCLFHVNQNNKLLYQERALQDTEGKYSVEVKGSACASVQVVLNYNVPTPTRSTTLSIQVTPEVDCNIKSLRPRVTLKLQSRYHGKELTTNMIIVDLKMLSGFSPDPDSLGRLRGSSQVDRVDIKDDHVLMYLTELTSLFPFHITLDIIQELPVQNLKPAVVKIYDYYQPSDQAETEYVFPCK
- the LOC115147614 gene encoding alpha-2-macroglobulin-like isoform X1, coding for MVLPGLEVWRWILFACIHWLCVCQETPRPVYMVAVPAVIQAGSEAKLCASLLQPNETLVMTISLIADGQNKTLLHESSDQEFHRCFQFQAPHVKSDEVQNFKVEVRGVTFLSTEERRVMIKPYGPMTFIQTDKPIYNPGQTVHFRVVTLDTNFSPVNQLYNIVELEDVNHNRIGQWVNTTSRGNILQLSHPLNSEAPVGSYTIVVWIGEEKIYHNFKVEKYVLPKFEIQMNLTDKISVVQEEYEVKVCAEYTYGQPVPGKAGVKLCRPLVDNAVIPITIDERNPQGVPDYTPPCHEESLEMDNTGCASYAFNMAIFTKNAGEKLLRDVFSFRAEVQEEGTGITLSEEKNVELSYVIGEFTFVDTPQIYEHGSIIEGKINAVGFNNTPISDMLVYLFEEKGWSSYLRLQNLTTDSRGIARFSVNTTSMPRENINLVVSDTPQVEYPGYRVPYFNRGQHVLSLIQPAAPDSKPSSSLAIQKMEEPLACGQAVSITIRYAIVGETVPKGSVDVLYLALSRGVIVQHGHINVTVQQDSPVAEGDVTLKLAVVPELAPVVQLLVYSMLPSETVIAHSMNFPTEKCFRNKVLVAFSPSNAVPGEENTLHLSAQPGSLCGLSAVDQSVGIMEPGKRLDADKIFDLLPVKETTYIPYELEDPVACLRVRPRRSIMPYPYGPSEETNDPYAVFQTLGLKLATNLDIRVPSCLSYQGNQYYRSYVVYSQMARPGSAGPRLEMAVAGGLAAPPPPPIQTVRTFFPETWIWDLVEVGESGSADVPLTVPDTITTWETEVFCLAPSGFGLAPLVELTVFQPFFLELTLPYSVIRGEHFELKATVFNYLSKCIMVSVTPALSSDYTLTPARDVQDSSCLCANGRKTFSWTMAPSVLGVLNVSVSAAAVQSHTACCNGVVNVPERGRVDTVTRSLLVKAEGTEKSHTYNWLLCPTGEALTEEVEVQLPQNVVDGSARISLSVLGDILGRALNNLDGLLQMPYGCGEQNMALLSPNIYILEYLRNTKQLTPAILDKATKFLTSGYQRQLNYKNADGAYSTFGQGLGNTWLTAFVLRSFGKAQSFIYVDPATMEQSKTWLEGQQGKHGCFRTLGKLLNNRMKGGVTDEVTLTAYITASMLELNMSVSDPVVDHSLSCLKNSTSDVSNTYATALLAYTFTLAGDMETRARLLQHLDTISFQEGGLLHWSQSSSETSPSLEVEISSYVLLASLSASSRSTSDLGYASRIVRWLVRQQNAYGGFSSTQDTVVALQALALYSTRVFSRGGGSTVTVRSPSGERCLFHVNQNNKLLYQERALQDTEGKYSVEVKGSACASVQVVLNYNVPTPTRSTTLSIQVTPEVDCNIKSLRPRVTLKLQSRYHGKELTTNMIIVDLKMLSGFSPDPDSLGRLRGSSQVDRVDIKDDHVLMYLTELTSLFPFHITLDIIQELPVQNLKPAVVKIYDYYQPSDQAETEYVFPCK